TACCCAGATTTCACTCGCAAATCTCAACCCATTTATTCTTCTTCGCAGTTTTCTTCACTGCAACTCCACCCACGGATTCCCTCCATCTTCAGACCCCTGGCCTTTAATCGCTCCCCTCTGAGATCTCCGTCGAAATTCCAAGCAGGCCAGTTCACTGACAAGCAATTCGCCAGCGTTTATTGGGGACCTAAGGAGGATGTTTTCCACTGGAATTATGTCTGCGTGGGTGAGGGGAACAATGGGGTTACTGTTGTTGATGAGAAGGATCCTGAGGTTGCGGTGGTTCTGTTGGGGTGGCTGGGGGCGAAGACCAAGCATTTGAAGAGGTATGTTAGCTTGTATAATGCGAGGGGTGTACACGCTATCACCTTCGTGGCTTCGGTGACGGATGTGCTGGGGTTTGATTTGGGAAGAAGGATACAAGAGAGGGTCGAGAGATTATCCGATGAGCTGGTCTCATGGCTGTCGAGAAACGATGGGCGGAAGAGATTCTTGATCTTCCACACATTTAGTAATACGGGTTGGCTTGCGTGAGTAGATTCTTGCTCTAGTCTTACTTTATTTACAAATAGCGCCACGACCTGCGTCTCCATTTAAATGAAAAAGTTCAAATTTCATGCATAACTTTTATGTGAATGCAGCTTCTGCAccaaaatatatcaattaacTCTCTGCTTACTGTAATGTTTCGCTGCTCACTAGAGACTATAATCGAGGATTTTATGGTCTGGAGTTGGCATGTAAAGGGAATGATTAGTATGTCTAATCTTGTTATGCAGTACCATTCGGGGTATTGTGGTGGATTGTTATTGACATGTTGTGATGTGATGTTTTGTGATAGGCAGTTATGGTGAGattctcaaaaatttgaaagataGAAAAGGTATACCGGAGAAGATTAAAGGATGTGTTGTGGACTCAGGTGGAGACCCCAATATTGATCCCAAGGTTGCTTTATGTTTGTTTTCGGTGTTGAGTTCTTAGAATTACTTTTTACTGGAATGTGGTTTATTTGATTAAAGCTGATTGCAGCTCTGTGAGCCATGTGTTCCCGAATGACTTTTAGTTGATTGTATGTAGAGTTTTGGATACCTTGGTTCCATGGATGGCTAAACAATAGTTTCCACCTTTGGCCCCTCTCCCTCTCCCTCTCGCTCTCCCTCTCCTTCTTATGTGTTTATTTTGTGTGTAAATCACCTCAAATTCATTCAAAGTGAATCAACACCGTCTTTCTCAATTCGCCAAGTACAACATTTTTCTGGAAGAACTTCATTGGCTTGTTGGACAAAAACTATGTGAGCTAAACTATTTGAATGACATTGTGGTTAAAATACTTTTAAAGCTTTACCAAACAATTATCTAGGATAGTTTTGTTTACTTTTCTATGATCATGTCAAGTTTAGTGCAAAGCTCGGACGGTCGGACCTCCATTTAAGTTTCAGCTATTACCTTCCTTGCCCCGTGACGTCTCTGTGCTTCTTCATTATACCTGTCTCCCTCCAAAAATAAAGGCAAATTATTTGTAGGAGACTGATAGGTGTTACTATGATCATGATGTCCGATATgcaaataatatcaaaatttaatgTTTGGTGGTTTGATTAGTATTCACCCATTTAAGGTGCTAGGCTTTCCAGTATAGTATTTTCTGGATTGCCCTTTCCTTTGTTGCTGCCAAAGAAAGTGAGAAATGGCCCTTCCATTTCCTccaattttctattttttgcaTTTATTGTATCCTCTAATTTTCTGGAACAGCAATTCTGTATTGCAAAAGTCTCACATTTTCTACAGCTTCGGGCTGAGGTCACAAACATGAAGTTTGCATTAACATGTTCTCGTATAATCtgtatgatatattgatattgatgTCCGACAGAAATGAAATTTGTGAGCAGCTTTTGGCTCACTATGCCAAGAAAAAGCATGTTCTCAAACGCCTACACATTCGTTTCAGGTATGGGCAGCAGGATTTTCCACTGCTTTGCTGAAGAGAAGTATCTCCTCTACTTCTCCTTCGACAGGAGAAGAAACCGAACCAACAATTGGAATAAAAGGAACAAATATAGAAGAGGGGAAACCTTTTTTCCTTGAAACCTTGCTGTTATCTGCATTTGTCAAAATTTTCTCCTTTCTTCTTAACTTGCCTAGTGTACATCGGTAAGCATTCATTTAATCTGCATGCGATTCCccagaaaaaaaattcattttagttCTGAAACCATGAGAGCACgtattttgttataatttagATCTCCGCCGACGGTTGAAACTTTCTTTTTCAATTCGATTATCTGGAGAAatagcttttttttttgtcattataATCTACTTACAAGCAATGAAAAACCTTGGAgtaatcattttattttggttCAACAGGAGATTGACAGAGGTGGTTTCAATCCTTTCACACGATCAGCCTCCATTGCAGCTTTATCTATACAGTACTGAAGACAAAGTCATTCCATTTGAAACTGTACAATCATTCATGGAGGGCCAAAGGAGGAGTGGGAGGAAAGTGTTCTCTTTTAACTTTGGCTCGTCTCCTCATGTAGATCATTATCGAACTTTTCCTGAGCTTTACACCCTTCAACTTGACTATTTTTTGGAGGAATGTCGATTGATCTTGGTAGACAAATCGCAGAAACCTTCGAAATTATGATCCTGTTTCGGATGGTGACATACTATTCCATGACAAAGTAAAATATACATGTAATAGGGAACTAAGGCGTACAAGAAAGACTACGATGAATAGAAATCTCTATTTACAGTATGTACCCATTTCTAAATTCTGCAAGTTTTCAATCTGAAAAGAGAATACATTTTTTAAGctatttttgaataaaatttagTTTGCTATGTTCTTGAAAGATCAACCACATAAACTTGGTTATT
This window of the Primulina huaijiensis isolate GDHJ02 chromosome 3, ASM1229523v2, whole genome shotgun sequence genome carries:
- the LOC140974276 gene encoding uncharacterized protein, with translation MKTLRFNDWISSLVCRNLLLVIFNKARRCPSMAISARVCHVPNGRVFSPLRRKYPDFTRKSQPIYSSSQFSSLQLHPRIPSIFRPLAFNRSPLRSPSKFQAGQFTDKQFASVYWGPKEDVFHWNYVCVGEGNNGVTVVDEKDPEVAVVLLGWLGAKTKHLKRYVSLYNARGVHAITFVASVTDVLGFDLGRRIQERVERLSDELVSWLSRNDGRKRFLIFHTFSNTGWLAYGEILKNLKDRKGIPEKIKGCVVDSGGDPNIDPKVWAAGFSTALLKRSISSTSPSTGEETEPTIGIKGTNIEEGKPFFLETLLLSAFVKIFSFLLNLPSVHRRLTEVVSILSHDQPPLQLYLYSTEDKVIPFETVQSFMEGQRRSGRKVFSFNFGSSPHVDHYRTFPELYTLQLDYFLEECRLILVDKSQKPSKL